Within Quercus lobata isolate SW786 chromosome 5, ValleyOak3.0 Primary Assembly, whole genome shotgun sequence, the genomic segment tttaaatgttaatgggttttgtttggtttctgagaaaatgaaaatttattattgttttgattataatttttgaaCTGGAACTTGGTTTCATTCTTAGTTCGGGAGCTCCATTTCACTTCGattaggattttaatttctGGATCTAAAAAAAGCAGAGATGTTTATCCCATTGCGTGTGTTAGAGTTTCAGTCCTTATAATCCTAGGTTACTATGTTACGCCCTTTTGTATTGTAGCGGTAATctagttatataatatattataagctTGTTTAAAAAGCTCTATATAcaacttttgtatttgtgttttaaTTAAGTATTACTGAttcctcaccaaaaaaaaaaaaaacattgtgtTTAGATGGCacatttgatacatttttttatttttagatttgtaGTATTTACTCTGAACCATGAAATGGATCCATTTCAAATGGAGAGGATCCTTATTGGTTTGAGAGGTGAGAAATTGGCTTAGCTGCTGAATTGTTGCATTTTAGAAATTAAACGCACATAACAGTGACATTCTCATTTTCATTTGTTGTTCTATTACTAATTTTTCAACAATCAAACAGAACATTAGAAGATTATACTTGGTTTGGTTGGAGTTTTGTTATGAAGATTATGCGTCGGTTGGTTGATCATATTTTACCAGTATTAAGATTTATCAATTAATGGGACTGGGATTctgttatgatcctagtgtccCATATTGATTAAGTATAAGCTTAAtcatgtgtttataagctcttgaGCACCCCTTGCAACccggttttcaagggtgagttctacctATGGCTTTGTAACATTTGGTATTAGAGTCAACCATCATGTCGGACGTGGCTCATTGAGCTTTGTGGTTGGATTTCGAAGGGGGCGACCTAAAGGCTAGATTAAAATTACTGATAAATGAGTGGAGCCACCAAAAAGAGGGAAAGGGCTACCATCGGGTCAGTGTCGCTAGAGTGAGCCGTTGTGGATGTCGGTTGCGGAGTGTGGTGATATGTTGTGATCCTAGTATCCCACATGGATCAAATATAAGTTTAACCGtgtgtttataagctcttaGGCACCCTCCCCTTgcaagccggttttcaagggtgagttctatTGATAGGTTTGTAATAGATTCAGCAAAAGGGTTCACTTAAACAAGTCTAGTATAAGTCATAACCGTATTCCTCAAATTCTTCAGTAtgttctttaaaagaaaaaaatactgaGTTTAGTCATGATTTTGTACCTTTTCCCTCAAGtctttcttagcaaccaaactgggaattaataaaattatcatatctgttcaattaatatttatttattaattttttttacatgacCACTACTGCTCTAGTAAATAGAAAGAAAGTAGTAATTGGTTTTGTGGATTTAATAGTTAACTATGTTTAATGTTACAGCCTGTTGCGAACTTTGACATATTCACAATTGATGATCGGCCTGGAGAGCAATGGATTAGATTGAAAGGAAAATTTAAAGACGAAGGCATTAAAGTTGAGGTCACCATGTTCGATGGAGCCATTCCTGCTTCAAAATCGGGTGGTGGTGCTAGCATTGGGGATGAAGTCCAACTTCACATTACCCTAATTGTCAATATCACTAAAGGGGAAGATGGTGAAGTCTTGGAATTCATGTGCTCTGCTTGGCCGGATAGTATAGAGATTAACAGGCTTTTCATACGCCGTGGTGATAAGATGTCAGCACAGCCTTACGCAGGGCCTGAATTCAAGTAtgatgtatttttattattttcctctAATAGCCTATTCAATTGCTAATGAAttgaagggaaagaaaagaagttgaAATTTCGAATTACAAATACTAGATGGAATCGAACATAGTATGAGCACCAGGTTTGGTTGAGCATAATTATTGTTGTATATAAAACAGAAGAATACCATGTATAGAGTTaaagtgataattttttttacattgattTCGCTGTATCCAATAGTTGGGTTATAtaggggctgtttggttggtgagttcaaacaacaattttcagtgttaaacaatattacacatattttgacacactttttcattcacacgtatttttaaaaaatacaaacaacgttactagaataacattaccaaacggacccataaCTTTGGACTGATATGTGGTTGCTTTTAATGGTTGTTTTCAGGGAATTGGATGATGAGTTGCAAGACTCTCTTTACGAATTCTTGGAAGCAAGGGGTATAAATGATGAACTTGCTGCATTCTTGCATGAGTACATGAAGAACAAAGATAAAACTGAGTTTATTAGATGGATGGGAACTGTGAAAACTTTCATTGAAAAGCAAGTGGAGTgattggtttttcattttggATGAGATTAGTTGTTTGATCATTTTTGCATTTCCCAATGGAAATTTAACGTAGTATGTCATTTGTTGAGTGACATTTGACTTATACATTAAGCTTTGTGACTATGCCTTTCTTGTTGATGGTGATCATCGATGAGAAGGTGGTGACTGCTTACCATAATAAAAGGTTTTAGTGCAATATATCTAAGAAATCCTTTTCATTTAAAACATTGTTATTATTAAGTcatgttttggaattttccaaAAGATTTTGGGGCAATTAATGTGGCTATTGATATGGCAACATATGTGTTGAGAAGGGAAGGCTGGCAAGGGCTGGGAGCGAGAATCCATGGATGAAGAAGCTAGGCTATATGAGACTCGAGGAATGGACAGAAGGTGCTACAATATTTGCTAATGAGCGAGAGTTTTATATCTTTGGAGAATTCTTGTGAAGTTAACTTGCAGTGCTTTCTGGTTTGGTAGTCTTTTCCCGCCCTCTCCAACTCCCTAGGTAGCTTAGAGGAATTAGGCTATACTAAAGAGACAGGGATTCTCAAGTTTTGGCAAATGCATGTATAAAGCTCTAGCTTTCTTGAGAACTTTCTGTTTCTTGCATGGTTGTGAAAATGAGCAGAGACATAATTTAGGTTATTCATAGATTTCCCATGTTTGTAATTCTAGATGTATGTGTggatgtgtgtttgtttgtacttttttaTTAGAGAAACAGATGATCTAGTATTGACTAAGGCCCTAGCTGAGGTTGGGTTTTCCGATTATGCAACTGAACTAAAATCAAGATCTTTCAGACGCTCATTCTGCGCTCTGTTTTTATAATCTTCCTTATACATTTACCGTGATTATAAAATAGCTGTAACCTTTTGGAATTGTCTTCTGTTGACAGGTAACTACTTCAGAACTTTCTCATCTTTATAGAATTGGGTACATGCTAATTGCACTCTAATGAGTTCTCTAGACATAGTCCTTGGAATGTTCTCTTCCTGGGAATTTGGACTATCAAGTTACCAAGAAATATCAAGGTCTTCCCATTTAGATCGTCCTCTTCAAGATTTAGTCAATGCCTACATCCAgagttataaaaattttctcaagTGTACTCTCACCAGAGTCACCACCATTTAAATACCACATCGGTTTGgtttccaaaaaattaaaaaaaaaaaaaaaattggtttatttGAAGTGTAATTATTTAGTGTTCTGGGAGCGCATTATGTACACTCTTTCTCTCACATGAGTAGCGGATTCCATTACGAAATTGATTGTCGGGTTTTCCATTTGGCTTAAACTTAGGCTTTGTTTAGTTGGAGATCAtatagggaggatggaaaataaaagagagaaaagtaaagagaaaatgatgtttttgtttgtttgattgagGGTGGAAAAGGGTAGAGATATTTTGGTGAGGCCTACAAGTTTTCTTTCCAATCTTACCAAAACATAATCTCCCTAAATTGGCGgaaaaatggaagagaaaagTGGGCAAAAATATTTGGGCCAAAATGGTCAAATAACACCATTTTTAGaaatttgtggcaaaaaaacactgtttcggaactatatagggaaataccacttttctagaacttgagtttcataaaatcgagttccaaatggtactcgagtttatgAAACACGAGTTCCTCATCAGTTTTGCCACCATGGCACTGTTGAGCTGGAAATtgggcttttaaaaaaaataatgtggtactcgagcttggtaaaatcgagtaccatgcaacacaatactcgaTTATACCAGGCTCAAGTaccatttatgaaaaaaatgttgtttattttatttctacagtactcgagctcaccaagctcgagtatcttgtaactttttttttttgggattatcgacaaataaacataaacataacaataagtagcttttttatgtttttatttatttaaatagaagca encodes:
- the LOC115992999 gene encoding uncharacterized protein At2g39795, mitochondrial-like, which gives rise to MARLNLNLVRPLLRKPMYTCSSSSRTLPFLIGDHQLQQPIFNITLKKHSLFQFKRSYISDMRKSAFEGNILRLLRNEIQYELQRSTPTEPVANFDIFTIDDRPGEQWIRLKGKFKDEGIKVEVTMFDGAIPASKSGGGASIGDEVQLHITLIVNITKGEDGEVLEFMCSAWPDSIEINRLFIRRGDKMSAQPYAGPEFKELDDELQDSLYEFLEARGINDELAAFLHEYMKNKDKTEFIRWMGTVKTFIEKQVE